A single window of Oreochromis aureus strain Israel breed Guangdong linkage group 7, ZZ_aureus, whole genome shotgun sequence DNA harbors:
- the LOC120441071 gene encoding deoxyribonuclease-2-beta-like yields the protein MRRGTKAINDPQGVLANTLKTLFQPVGSMPPSFGFISYGDQLPKDVASQNFGHSKGVLLVNESGTGIWLLHSTPKFPYARDENSFWPSTGVKNAQTFICVTFPYDEFRKIGKHLQYIRAFPFDHRIPGDFHTELQDVVNKVDVPPDDNFQQLTSSKRSNFYSIAKNHSSADDDGEDLYVNIAQKVSSDLLVQTWGCQMRRDTSFCKENKFKVENINTTATSLGQWNNTKDHSKWCVAKDPENNWMCVADVNRAPSQYARRGGALCINDKKIKDIFQNFANKIEDCQNRSLLDILNIMNPDCDP from the exons ATGAGAAGAGGCACCAAGGCCATCAACGATCCTCAGGGTGTCCTGGCCAATACTCTCAAGACCCTTTTTCAGCCAGTTGGATCCATG CCACCAAGCTTTGGATTTATCAGCTACGGTGATCAACTTCCAAAAGATGTAGCTTCTCAAAACTTTGGTCACAGTAAAG GCGTTCTGCTCGTGAATGAAAGTGGAACTGGAATCTGGCTCCTGCACAGCACACCAAAGTTTCCTTATGCAAGAGATGAAAATTCCTTCTGGCCTTCAACTGGAGTAAAAAATGCACAGACATTTATCTGTGTAACATTTCCCTATGACGAGTTTAGGAAAATTG GTAAACATCTGCAGTATATTCGAGCTTTCCCATTTGACCATCGTATTCCAGGAGATTTCCACACAGAACTACAGGATGTTGTAAACAAGGTTGATGTTCCTCCAGATGATAATTTTCAGCAACTGACCTCAAGTAAGAGGTCAAACTTTTACAGCATCGCAAAAAACCATAGCTctgctgatgatgatg GTGAAGATCTTTATGTCAATATCGCACAAAAAGTCAGCAGTGATCTGCTCGTCCAGACGTGGGGCTGCCAGATGAGGCGGGATACATCCTTCTGTAAAGAGAATAAATTCAAAGTGGAAAATATCAATACTACAGCAACTAGCCTCGGTCAATGGAATAATACAAAGGACCATTCCAAGTGGTGTGTAGCTAAAGATCCAGAGAATAACTGGATGTGTGTTGCTGATGTAAACAGAGCCCCGAGCCAGTACGCTAGGCGTGGAGGTGCACTGTGTattaatgataaaaaaataaaagacatttttcagaATTTTGCAAACAAAATTGAGGACTGTCAAAACAGGAGCCTCCTGGACATCCTGAACATCATGAACCCCGACTGTGATCCATAG